A stretch of Triticum aestivum cultivar Chinese Spring chromosome 1D, IWGSC CS RefSeq v2.1, whole genome shotgun sequence DNA encodes these proteins:
- the LOC123181636 gene encoding phragmoplastin DRP1E codes for MAAMENVIVLVNRIQRACTVLGDHGGDGAAASLPALWEALPSVAVVGGQSSGKSSVLESIVGRDFLPRGSGIVTRRPLVLQLHKTEVGEQEYAEFLHAPRRRFTDFALVRMEIEDETDRLTGRSKQISPVPIHLSIYSPNVVNLTLIDLPGLTKVATEGQPESIAQDIENMVRLYVEKPNCIILAISPANQDIATSDAIKLARDVDPTGERTFGVLTKLDLMDKGTDALDVLEGRAYKLQHPWVGIVNRSQADINRNVDMIIAREKEQEFFHSSPEYAHLASRMGSEYLAKLLSQQLEAVIRARIPSITSLINKTIDELESEMDHLGRPIGSDAGAQLYLVLELCRAFDKIFKEHLDGGRPGGDRIYWVFDNQLPAALRKLPFDRHLSLPNVKRIVSQADGYQPHLIAPEQGYRRLIESGLSYFRGPAEASVDAVHNVLKELVRKSIGETEELRRFPTLQAELAAACNKALESFRQEGRKTTVRLVDMESAYLTVDFFRKLPQEVDRAGTGYPVDSAGTGPSTPVDRYSDAHFRRIASNVSSYIGMVSDTLKNTIPKAVVHCQVREAKRSLLNYFYIQVGSKDAKQLALLLDEDPALMGRRQQCFKRLELYKSARDEIDAVSWSR; via the exons ATGGCGGCCATGGAGAACGTGATCGTGCTCGTGAACCGCATCCAGCGCGCCTGCACCGTGCTCGGCGACCACGGCGGggacggcgccgccgcctccctccccgccCTGTGGGAGGCGCTGCCTTCCGTGGCCGTCGTCGGAGGGCAG AGTTCGGGGAAGTCGTCCGTGCTGGAGAGCATCGTCGGGCGTGACTTCCTCCCTCGAGGCTCTG GGATCGTGACGAGGAGGCCACTGGTTCTGCAGCTGCACAAGACGGAGGTCGGGGAGCAGGAGTACGCCGAGTTCCTGCATGCGCCAAGGCGTCGGTTCACCGATTTCG CTCTTGTGCGTATGGAAATCGAAGATGAAACTGATAGATTGACGGGGAGATCAAAACAAATATCTCCAGTCCCTATTCATCTCAGCATATACTCACCAAACG TTGTCAACTTAACATTGATTGATCTGCCGGGTCTAACTAAGGTTGCTACAG AGGGGCAGCCTGAAAGCATTGCCCAGGATATCGAAAACATGGTGCGCTTATACGTTGAGAAG CCAAACTGTATTATACTTGCTATATCTCCTGCCAATCAAGATATAGCAACATCAGATGCCATTAAGCTTGCTCGGGATGTTGATCCAACTG GTGAAAGGACCTTTGGCGTGTTGACTAAGCTTGATTTGATGGACAAGGGAACAGATGCACTTGAT GTTCTTGAAGGAAGAGCTTACAAGCTACAACACCCATGGGTTGGAATTGTTAACCGCTCACAAGCAGATATCAACAGGAATGTTGACATGATTATTGCTAGGGAAAAAGAACAAGAGTTCTTTCATTCTAGTCCTGAATATGCTCATTTAGCCAGCAGGATGGGTTCAGAATATCTTGCTAAACTTCTTTCACAG CAACTCGAGGCAGTTATTAGGGCACGCATTCCAAGCATCACATCTTTGATAAACAAAACTATTGATGAGCTTGAATCTGAGATGGATCACCTTGGTAGACCTATTGGATCAGACGCTGGG GCTCAGTTATATCTAGTCCTGGAGTTGTGCCGTGCATTTGACAAAATATTTAAAGAACATCTTGATGGAGG ACGACCTGGTGGTGATCGAATTTACTGGGTCTTTGATAATCAACTCCCTGCTGCTCTGCGGAAGCTTCCATTTGACCGCCACCTCTCCTTGCCAAACGTTAAACGAATTGTGTCACAAGCTGATGGTTATCAGCCTCATTTAATTGCTCCTGAGCAAGGTTACCGTCGACTGATAGAGTCTGGTCTCAGTTATTTTAGAGGGCCAGCTGAAGCTTCTGTAGATGCT GTGCATAATGTCCTGAAAGAGCTGGTAAGGAAATCAATTGGGGAGACTGAG GAACTGAGAAGATTTCCCACTCTTCAAGCGGAGCTTGCTGCTGCATGCAACAAAGCCCTGGAGAGCTTCCGTCAAGAGGGCCGTAAAACTACTGTGCGATTGGTTGATATGGAGTCAGCGTATTTGACGGTCGACTTCTTCCGCAAGCTTCCACAGGAGGTGGACAGGGCTGGAACTGGATACCCTGTGGACAGTGCTGGAACTGGACCTTCCACTCCTGTTGATCGGTACTCTGACGCGCACTTCAGGAGGATTGCTTCTAATGTGTCCTCGTACATTGGCATGGTATCGGACACACTGAAGAATACTATTCCCAAGGCTGTTGTTCACTGCCAAGTCCGGGAAGCCAAGCGGTCCTTGCTGAACTATTTCTATATTCAAGTGGGCAGTAAAGAT GCTAAGCAGCTTGCGCTACTGCTTGATGAGGATCCTGCTCTTATGGGGCGCAGGCAGCAATGCTTTAAGAGGCTTGAGCTATACAAGTCAGCAAGGGATGAGATTGATGCTGTGTCATGGTCGCGGTGA